One part of the Mariniflexile litorale genome encodes these proteins:
- the fbaA gene encoding class II fructose-bisphosphate aldolase, protein MGHNIKPGVATGKEVQAIFKLAKEKGFALPAVNVIGSDTINGVLETAASLNAPVIIQFSNGGAQFNAGKGLNNDGQKAAIAGAIAGAKHVHTLAEAYGVPVILHTDHCAKKLLPWIDGLLDASEKHFSETGKSLFSSHMIDLSEEPIEENIEICKTYLERMSKMGMTLEIELGITGGEEDGVDNSDVDDSKLYTQPEEVAYAYEELSKVSDQFTIAAAFGNVHGVYKPGNVKLTPKILKNSQDYISKKYGVGHNHIDFVFHGGSGSTVEEIREGISYGVIKMNIDTDLQYAFMEGIRDYMGEKSEYLKAQIGNPDGSDSPNKKHYDPRVWLRAGEVTFVNRLKKAFEDLNNVNTL, encoded by the coding sequence ATGGGACATAATATAAAACCAGGCGTTGCTACAGGAAAAGAAGTACAAGCCATTTTTAAACTTGCAAAAGAAAAAGGATTTGCTTTACCTGCTGTAAACGTAATAGGTTCAGACACTATTAATGGTGTATTAGAAACTGCTGCTTCATTGAATGCGCCTGTAATTATACAATTTTCAAATGGGGGTGCTCAATTTAATGCTGGAAAAGGCCTAAATAACGATGGTCAAAAAGCCGCTATTGCAGGCGCTATAGCTGGAGCAAAACACGTACATACTTTAGCAGAAGCATATGGTGTTCCAGTAATTTTACATACAGACCACTGTGCAAAAAAACTTTTACCTTGGATTGATGGTTTATTGGACGCTAGTGAAAAACATTTTTCTGAAACAGGAAAATCACTTTTTAGTTCACATATGATTGACCTTTCGGAAGAACCAATTGAAGAAAACATCGAGATTTGCAAAACCTATTTAGAGCGTATGAGCAAAATGGGAATGACTTTAGAAATTGAACTTGGTATTACAGGTGGTGAAGAAGACGGTGTAGACAACAGTGATGTAGACGATTCTAAATTATACACACAACCAGAAGAAGTTGCTTATGCTTACGAAGAGTTAAGTAAAGTGAGTGATCAATTTACTATTGCAGCAGCTTTTGGAAATGTGCATGGTGTTTACAAACCAGGAAACGTGAAATTAACTCCAAAAATCTTGAAAAATTCACAAGATTATATTTCTAAGAAATATGGCGTAGGCCATAACCATATCGATTTTGTATTCCATGGTGGTTCAGGTTCTACGGTTGAAGAAATCCGCGAAGGTATTAGCTACGGTGTTATTAAAATGAATATAGATACCGATTTACAATATGCATTTATGGAAGGTATCCGTGATTATATGGGTGAAAAATCTGAGTATTTAAAAGCTCAAATAGGCAACCCTGATGGTAGCGATTCTCCAAACAAAAAACATTATGACCCACGTGTTTGGTTACGTGCAGGCGAAGTTACTTTTGTAAATCGTTTAAAAAAGGCTTTCGAAGACCTTAACAATGTAAATACACTATAG
- a CDS encoding PAS domain S-box protein encodes MERIIGDALDANLLPDIFNNAYHGIAVVGLDGKWLLVSKSLCDILGYTESELLQLSFDEIIHKDDLKIDLRKLNKLFKEDVKSFKMEKRYFKKNGNMVWAQLSVSLVKDKNNKPKYFICQVQDITEQKQEEQEKEIIANFVKEQNERLLNFSRIITHNLKTHGGNLMTLLGFVEDEMDEITTNDSFLFLKQAICNLQETVTHLTEIAKFSKYDTAELKALNLHDFAVNAICNVSSLARNSNCVIENNIQDTLLVTGIEAYLDSILLNLLTNAIKYKSEDRDGNILLSTRLEADFVVLSVKDNGLGLDLEACGSKLFSLYQTFHKNKDSRGVGLFITKNQIESLDGKIEVKSEVNIGSEFIIYLKNTQKEIA; translated from the coding sequence ATGGAAAGAATAATAGGAGATGCATTAGATGCTAATTTACTCCCAGATATTTTTAATAATGCTTACCACGGTATTGCTGTAGTAGGGTTGGATGGTAAGTGGTTGTTAGTAAGTAAAAGTTTGTGCGATATTTTAGGTTATACAGAAAGTGAACTTTTACAACTTAGCTTTGATGAAATAATACATAAGGACGATTTAAAAATTGATTTAAGAAAATTAAACAAGCTTTTTAAAGAGGATGTGAAAAGCTTCAAGATGGAAAAACGTTATTTTAAAAAAAACGGTAATATGGTTTGGGCACAATTATCGGTGTCTTTGGTAAAAGATAAAAATAATAAGCCTAAATATTTTATCTGTCAAGTGCAAGACATTACAGAGCAAAAGCAAGAAGAACAAGAAAAGGAAATAATAGCCAATTTTGTAAAAGAACAAAATGAAAGGCTTTTGAATTTTTCTAGAATTATAACTCATAACTTAAAAACACATGGAGGTAATTTAATGACACTGTTAGGATTTGTAGAAGATGAAATGGATGAAATTACAACAAATGATAGTTTTTTATTTTTAAAACAAGCTATTTGTAATTTGCAAGAAACCGTAACTCATTTAACCGAAATAGCTAAATTTTCTAAATATGATACTGCCGAATTAAAAGCGCTTAATTTACACGATTTTGCTGTTAATGCTATCTGTAATGTAAGTTCATTGGCTAGAAATAGTAATTGTGTTATTGAAAACAACATACAAGACACATTGCTTGTAACAGGTATCGAAGCTTATTTAGATAGTATTCTACTCAATTTATTAACAAATGCCATTAAATATAAGTCAGAGGATAGAGATGGTAATATTTTATTGAGTACTAGGTTAGAGGCCGACTTTGTGGTGTTAAGTGTGAAAGACAACGGTTTAGGTTTGGATTTAGAGGCTTGTGGTAGTAAGTTGTTTTCGCTTTACCAAACTTTTCACAAAAACAAAGATTCTCGAGGGGTGGGGCTGTTTATTACAAAAAATCAAATTGAATCGTTAGATGGTAAAATTGAAGTTAAAAGTGAAGTGAATATAGGGTCTGAATTTATAATTTATTTAAAAAACACACAAAAAGAGATAGCTTAA
- a CDS encoding RNA polymerase sigma factor RpoD/SigA — protein sequence MRQLKITKQVTNRETASLDKYLQEIGKVDLITADEEVELAQRIKAGDQAALEKLTKANLRFVVSVAKQYQNQGLTLPDLINEGNLGLIKAAQRFDETRGFKFISYAVWWIRQSILQALAEQSRIVRLPLNKIGSINKINKTFAFLEQSHERPPSAEEIAKELDMTINDVKESMKNSGRHVSMDAPLVEGEDSNLYDVLNSGESPNPDRELLHESLRTEIERALETLTPREADVIRLYFGLGNQHPMTLEEIGETFDLTRERVRQIKEKAIRRLKHTSRSKILKTYLG from the coding sequence ATGAGACAACTTAAAATTACGAAGCAGGTTACCAACAGAGAAACCGCCTCGTTAGACAAATATCTTCAAGAAATTGGTAAAGTTGACTTAATTACTGCAGACGAAGAAGTAGAATTAGCACAACGTATTAAAGCTGGCGACCAAGCTGCTTTAGAGAAGTTGACTAAGGCTAATTTACGTTTCGTTGTATCGGTAGCTAAGCAATACCAAAATCAAGGTTTAACATTACCCGATTTAATTAATGAAGGTAATTTAGGTTTAATTAAAGCCGCACAACGTTTTGATGAAACTCGTGGTTTTAAATTTATATCTTATGCTGTTTGGTGGATTCGCCAATCGATTCTTCAAGCTTTAGCTGAACAATCACGTATTGTGCGTTTACCTCTAAACAAAATTGGTTCTATTAATAAAATTAATAAAACATTTGCATTTTTAGAGCAAAGTCATGAGCGCCCACCAAGTGCTGAAGAAATTGCAAAAGAGTTAGATATGACTATTAACGATGTTAAGGAGTCTATGAAAAATTCTGGTCGTCACGTAAGTATGGATGCCCCTTTAGTTGAAGGTGAAGATTCTAACTTATATGATGTATTGAATAGTGGTGAATCTCCAAATCCAGATAGAGAGTTATTACACGAATCTTTGCGTACTGAAATTGAGCGTGCTTTAGAAACCTTAACACCTCGTGAAGCAGACGTTATTCGTCTATATTTTGGTTTAGGAAACCAACACCCAATGACTTTAGAAGAAATTGGTGAGACTTTCGATTTAACTCGTGAGCGTGTACGTCAAATTAAAGAAAAAGCTATTAGAAGATT
- the rpsO gene encoding 30S ribosomal protein S15, translating into MYLDQKEKETIFTKHGKDAKDTGSAEGQIALFTYRINHLTGHLKKNRKDYNTERSLVKLVGKRRSLLDYLTKKDVLRYRAIVKELGLRK; encoded by the coding sequence ATGTATTTAGATCAAAAAGAAAAAGAAACTATCTTTACAAAACATGGTAAAGATGCAAAAGACACTGGTTCTGCAGAAGGACAAATTGCATTATTCACTTACAGAATTAACCACTTAACTGGACACTTAAAAAAGAATCGTAAAGATTATAACACAGAGCGTTCATTAGTAAAATTAGTAGGTAAAAGAAGAAGCTTACTAGATTACTTAACTAAGAAAGATGTCTTAAGATATCGTGCGATAGTAAAAGAATTAGGATTAAGAAAATAA
- the accD gene encoding acetyl-CoA carboxylase, carboxyltransferase subunit beta — translation MSWFKRKTKGITTTTEEKKDTPRGLWYKSPTGKIVDTEELEKNFYVSPEDGYHVRIGSKEYFEILFDDNKFKELDANLESKDPLKFIDTKKYPDRLKAAQEKTKLKDAIRVGVGKSKGKNLVIACMDFAFIGGSMGSVVGEKIARAADYSLKNNVPLMIISKSGGARMMEAALSLMQLAKTSVKLAQLADANIPYISLCTDPTTGGTTASFAMLGDINIAEPGALIGFAGPRVVKDTTGKDLPEGFQTSEFLLEHGFLDFITLRKDLKNKVNLYLDLILNQPLRA, via the coding sequence ATGTCTTGGTTTAAAAGAAAAACAAAAGGAATAACAACTACAACAGAGGAAAAGAAAGATACCCCTAGAGGACTTTGGTACAAATCTCCTACTGGAAAAATTGTCGATACAGAAGAGCTTGAAAAAAACTTTTATGTAAGTCCCGAAGATGGATATCACGTTCGTATAGGAAGTAAAGAATACTTCGAAATTCTTTTTGATGATAATAAATTTAAAGAACTAGATGCTAATTTAGAATCTAAAGACCCATTAAAGTTCATTGATACCAAAAAATATCCAGATCGTTTAAAAGCTGCACAAGAAAAAACCAAATTAAAAGATGCCATTCGAGTAGGTGTTGGGAAATCTAAAGGAAAAAACTTGGTTATAGCTTGTATGGATTTTGCATTCATTGGTGGTTCCATGGGAAGTGTTGTTGGTGAAAAAATCGCTCGTGCCGCAGATTATTCTCTAAAAAATAATGTACCCTTGATGATCATCTCTAAATCGGGAGGTGCTCGCATGATGGAAGCGGCATTATCACTAATGCAATTAGCAAAAACATCGGTAAAATTAGCACAATTAGCAGACGCCAATATTCCATACATATCATTATGCACCGACCCAACAACAGGAGGCACTACCGCTTCTTTTGCCATGTTAGGCGATATTAATATTGCAGAACCAGGCGCTTTAATTGGGTTTGCAGGACCTCGTGTTGTTAAAGATACTACTGGTAAAGATTTACCTGAAGGTTTTCAAACCTCAGAGTTTTTATTAGAACACGGTTTCTTAGATTTTATCACCTTAAGAAAAGATTTAAAGAATAAAGTCAATTTGTATTTAGATTTAATTTTAAATCAGCCTTTAAGGGCTTGA
- a CDS encoding polyribonucleotide nucleotidyltransferase, protein MIPKVFKEVIDLGDGRTISIETGKLAKQAHGSVVVQSGKCMLLCTVVSNYKQSDVDFLPLTVDYREKFAASGRYPGGFFKREARPSDGEVLTMRLVDRVLRPLFPKDYHAETQVMIQLMSHDDDVMPEAMAGLAASAAIQLSDFPFECAISEARVGRINGEFIINPTRAQLEESDIDMMIGASADSVMMVEGEMDEISEEEMADAIKFAHEAIKLQIAAQLRLAEAFGKKETREYATAEENEELAKRIHDLAYDKCYAIAKKGTSKAERGEAFAEVKEEVKASFTEEEMEEFGHLVSGYYSKAEKEAVRELTLAEGLRLDGRKTDEIRPIWSEVDYLPSVHGSAIFTRGETQALATVTLGTSREANKIDMPSYEGEETFYLHYNFPPFCTGEARPLRGTSRREVGHGNLAQRGLKGMIPVDCPYTVRVVSEVLESNGSSSMATVCAGTMALMDAGVQMIRPVSGIAMGLISDGDRYAVLSDILGDEDHLGDMDFKVTGTTEGITACQMDIKIKGLPYEILVNALKQARIGRLHILGKIAETITAPNADVKPHAPKMVTRVIPNEFIGALIGPGGKVIQELQKATKTTIVINEDPVTEEGIVEILGTNQEGIDAVLAKIDSLMFKPTVGGTYQVKVIKMLDFGAVVEYADAPGNEVLLHVSELAWERTENVSDVVNMGDVFDVKYFGVDPKTRKEKVSRKALLDKPEGYVARPPRENNDRGGRDNRGRDNRGRDNRRDDRKPREDRKDD, encoded by the coding sequence ATGATTCCAAAAGTTTTTAAAGAGGTTATAGACCTTGGTGATGGACGCACAATTTCCATCGAAACCGGAAAATTAGCAAAACAGGCTCATGGGTCTGTTGTTGTACAATCGGGAAAATGTATGCTTTTGTGTACTGTTGTTTCCAACTATAAGCAAAGTGATGTTGACTTTTTACCTTTAACGGTAGATTACAGAGAAAAGTTTGCTGCTTCTGGACGTTATCCTGGTGGTTTCTTTAAAAGAGAAGCAAGACCTAGTGATGGTGAAGTATTAACAATGCGTCTTGTTGACCGTGTTTTACGTCCATTATTCCCTAAAGATTACCATGCTGAAACACAAGTAATGATTCAGTTAATGTCTCATGATGATGATGTTATGCCAGAAGCTATGGCTGGTTTAGCTGCTTCTGCTGCCATTCAGTTATCTGATTTTCCGTTTGAATGCGCAATCTCTGAAGCTAGAGTGGGTCGTATTAATGGTGAATTTATTATTAACCCAACACGTGCTCAATTAGAAGAATCTGATATTGATATGATGATTGGAGCATCAGCCGATTCTGTTATGATGGTTGAAGGTGAAATGGACGAGATTTCTGAGGAAGAAATGGCAGATGCCATTAAGTTTGCTCACGAAGCTATTAAACTTCAAATTGCTGCTCAATTACGTTTAGCAGAAGCTTTTGGTAAAAAAGAAACTCGTGAATACGCTACTGCAGAAGAAAACGAAGAACTAGCTAAAAGAATACATGATTTAGCTTACGATAAATGTTACGCTATTGCTAAGAAGGGAACTTCTAAAGCAGAACGTGGTGAAGCATTCGCTGAAGTAAAAGAAGAAGTTAAAGCGTCTTTTACAGAAGAAGAGATGGAAGAATTTGGTCATCTTGTTAGCGGTTATTATAGTAAAGCTGAAAAAGAAGCTGTTCGTGAATTAACCTTGGCTGAAGGTTTACGTTTAGACGGACGTAAAACAGATGAGATTAGACCTATTTGGTCTGAGGTAGATTATTTACCATCTGTACACGGTTCTGCTATTTTTACTAGAGGTGAAACGCAAGCATTAGCAACCGTTACTTTAGGAACATCAAGAGAAGCAAATAAAATAGATATGCCATCTTACGAAGGTGAAGAAACATTCTATTTACATTATAACTTCCCTCCTTTTTGTACAGGTGAAGCGAGACCATTAAGAGGAACCTCTCGTAGAGAGGTTGGTCATGGAAACTTAGCACAACGTGGATTAAAAGGAATGATTCCTGTAGATTGCCCTTATACAGTGCGTGTCGTATCTGAAGTATTAGAATCAAATGGTTCTTCTTCAATGGCAACGGTTTGTGCTGGTACTATGGCATTAATGGATGCTGGAGTTCAAATGATAAGACCTGTTTCTGGTATTGCTATGGGATTAATTTCTGATGGGGATCGTTACGCTGTATTGTCTGATATTTTAGGTGACGAAGATCACTTAGGAGATATGGACTTTAAAGTTACAGGAACTACAGAAGGTATTACAGCATGTCAAATGGACATTAAAATCAAAGGTTTGCCTTATGAGATTTTAGTGAATGCATTAAAACAAGCTCGTATTGGTCGTTTACATATTTTAGGTAAAATTGCTGAAACAATAACGGCACCAAATGCAGACGTGAAACCTCACGCTCCAAAAATGGTGACTCGTGTTATTCCAAACGAATTTATTGGTGCATTAATTGGACCTGGTGGAAAAGTAATTCAAGAATTACAAAAAGCTACCAAGACCACTATCGTTATTAATGAAGACCCAGTTACTGAAGAAGGTATTGTTGAAATTCTAGGTACTAACCAAGAAGGTATTGATGCCGTTTTAGCTAAAATTGATTCGTTAATGTTTAAACCAACTGTTGGTGGAACTTATCAAGTTAAAGTAATTAAAATGCTTGATTTTGGTGCTGTTGTAGAATATGCAGATGCTCCAGGAAACGAAGTTTTATTACATGTTTCAGAACTAGCTTGGGAACGAACAGAAAATGTTTCTGATGTTGTAAACATGGGAGATGTTTTTGATGTGAAGTATTTTGGAGTTGATCCAAAAACTCGTAAAGAAAAAGTATCTCGTAAAGCCTTGTTAGATAAACCAGAAGGTTATGTAGCAAGACCACCAAGAGAGAATAATGATCGTGGTGGACGTGATAACAGAGGTAGAGACAATCGTGGACGCGATAACCGTCGTGACGACAGAAAACCTAGAGAAGATAGAAAAGACGATTAA
- a CDS encoding BamA/TamA family outer membrane protein gives MKLQFSKITLLVIFTAHLISCDAVKRVSENEHLLTNNTVLVNGKKDQTETINNLLYQEPNSKIPIIGTPLRLHIYNLARPNKDSLFDVWLDKNPKRKERLTKRLSKKQLDKLKESSLGFNNWLRKTGEAPVIVSEDKAIKSVKRLEAYYINNGWFDVGATYNINKNENKRADVEYHVETGTPFSLDTISEKIKSPIVDSIYQKTKKNTVIKSHDQYRSSNFAQERERISNELRNSGVYHFNQDYITFEMDTIGTHKKVNIEVQIQNRAVRTQDSVKRVPFDIYKIKDVNIITDYTFENRNKPFQDSIIYEGYKIFGYNKIKYRPKALTDAIFITPNTIFKDSDRTLTYRHINELRTFKYPNIEYIENEDNTLTDTIRLTPLKKFSLSFSADASTSNIQKIGFSLNPSLMITNVFRGAETLEFSIIGAIGASVDKNNINDPFFDINEIGADLKLTIPRFFFPFNTEKIIPKYMSPSTRISLATTSQTNIGLDKQTFTGIFNYNWQPSAKVTNSLNVFNIQYVRNLNIENYFRIYDNSFDVLNQIAKDINYIDEDTKLNIPNSDNSVNEADLFISDVLNNNTSLNTTDDDYKSVSSINERKQRLTENNLILSSSFSLTNDERTNLFDEDFSIFRFKLELAGNLLSSASDLIGLKKNTDNRYELFNVAYSQFVKTELDYVKHWSLGKKNIIAARSYFGIAIPYGNSNNIPFSKSFFAGGANDNRAWTAYRLGPGSSESSNEYNEANLKLALSVEQRFNIFGKLNGAVFVDAGNIWNVLDDVTNENATFSNFNSLKDIAVGSGFGLRYDFSFFIFRFDIGFKTYDPSYQDQNRWFNDYNFSNAVYNIGINYPF, from the coding sequence TTGAAACTACAATTCTCAAAAATAACACTTTTAGTAATATTTACGGCACACTTAATATCTTGCGATGCAGTAAAACGAGTTTCCGAAAATGAACATTTACTTACCAATAATACTGTTTTAGTAAACGGTAAAAAAGACCAAACAGAAACAATAAATAATTTGTTATACCAAGAACCCAATAGTAAAATCCCCATTATTGGAACTCCTTTGCGTTTACATATATACAATTTAGCACGCCCAAATAAGGATTCCTTATTTGACGTTTGGTTAGACAAAAACCCAAAACGAAAAGAACGATTAACTAAACGCTTATCTAAAAAACAGTTAGACAAATTAAAAGAGTCCTCACTAGGCTTTAATAATTGGCTGCGTAAAACAGGCGAAGCACCTGTAATTGTTAGTGAAGACAAAGCTATAAAATCTGTAAAAAGACTGGAAGCTTACTATATAAATAACGGATGGTTTGATGTTGGAGCAACTTACAACATAAACAAAAACGAAAACAAACGTGCCGATGTAGAATATCACGTTGAAACAGGCACGCCCTTTTCTTTAGATACAATTTCAGAAAAAATAAAATCGCCCATTGTTGATTCTATATACCAAAAAACAAAAAAAAACACTGTAATTAAGAGTCACGATCAATATAGATCTTCCAATTTTGCACAAGAACGCGAACGTATTTCTAACGAATTACGAAACTCTGGTGTTTATCACTTCAATCAAGATTATATCACATTTGAAATGGATACTATTGGTACGCATAAAAAAGTAAATATTGAAGTTCAAATTCAAAATAGAGCTGTGAGAACACAAGATTCTGTTAAGCGTGTTCCTTTTGATATTTATAAAATTAAAGATGTTAATATTATAACCGATTACACTTTTGAAAACAGAAATAAACCTTTTCAAGATTCCATAATATATGAAGGTTACAAGATTTTTGGTTATAATAAAATAAAATATCGCCCTAAGGCTTTAACCGATGCTATTTTTATTACACCAAATACTATTTTTAAAGACAGCGACCGAACGTTAACTTACCGACATATTAACGAATTACGGACCTTTAAATATCCCAATATTGAATATATAGAAAATGAAGACAATACGCTTACTGACACCATTAGATTAACGCCATTGAAAAAATTTAGTTTAAGTTTTAGTGCCGATGCTTCTACAAGTAATATTCAAAAAATCGGGTTTTCATTAAACCCTAGTTTGATGATTACAAATGTTTTTAGAGGTGCTGAAACTTTAGAATTCTCAATTATTGGAGCTATTGGCGCTTCAGTTGACAAAAACAACATTAACGATCCTTTTTTTGATATCAATGAAATTGGTGCCGATTTAAAATTAACAATTCCACGATTCTTTTTTCCTTTTAATACTGAAAAAATCATCCCAAAATACATGTCGCCAAGTACCCGAATAAGTTTAGCAACAACCAGTCAAACCAATATAGGTTTAGACAAACAAACCTTTACGGGTATTTTTAATTATAATTGGCAACCTTCTGCTAAAGTAACCAACAGCCTGAATGTTTTTAATATTCAATATGTTAGAAATTTAAATATTGAAAATTATTTTAGAATATATGACAATTCATTTGATGTACTTAATCAAATTGCTAAAGACATAAATTATATTGATGAGGATACGAAGTTAAATATACCAAACTCTGACAATTCTGTAAACGAAGCAGATCTTTTTATAAGTGATGTGTTAAATAATAACACTTCTTTAAATACAACTGATGATGATTATAAGTCCGTTTCTAGTATAAACGAACGCAAACAGCGTTTAACCGAAAACAACTTAATATTATCTTCCAGTTTCAGTTTAACAAACGACGAACGCACTAATTTATTTGATGAAGATTTCTCGATTTTCCGTTTTAAATTAGAATTGGCAGGAAATCTACTTTCCAGCGCATCTGACCTTATCGGTCTTAAAAAAAACACCGATAACCGTTACGAACTCTTTAATGTAGCCTATTCACAATTTGTAAAAACCGAATTGGACTATGTTAAGCATTGGAGTTTAGGTAAAAAAAACATAATAGCAGCTAGAAGTTATTTTGGAATTGCGATACCATACGGAAACTCTAACAACATTCCTTTTTCTAAAAGTTTTTTTGCTGGAGGCGCCAACGATAATCGAGCTTGGACGGCCTACCGCTTAGGCCCTGGAAGTTCGGAGTCTAGTAACGAGTATAATGAGGCCAACTTAAAATTAGCCTTAAGCGTTGAACAACGCTTTAATATTTTTGGCAAATTAAATGGTGCTGTTTTTGTTGATGCTGGAAACATTTGGAATGTACTAGACGATGTTACCAATGAAAATGCCACATTTTCAAACTTTAACTCGTTAAAAGATATTGCTGTTGGTTCAGGTTTTGGTTTGCGCTACGATTTTAGTTTTTTCATATTCCGTTTTGATATTGGGTTTAAAACCTACGATCCTTCTTACCAAGACCAAAATCGTTGGTTTAACGACTATAACTTTTCTAATGCTGTTTACAACATTGGAATTAATTATCCTTTTTAA